One part of the Equus quagga isolate Etosha38 unplaced genomic scaffold, UCLA_HA_Equagga_1.0 HiC_scaffold_7259_RagTag, whole genome shotgun sequence genome encodes these proteins:
- the LOC124232537 gene encoding guanylate-binding protein 4-like produces MVRIQPIMGHEKGFMERSFQFDKLELRNMYTDLLKMKEEAEVCFLRKDKLPSYAEERLAEERAKREEAEREKELLEQKCKELQQKLDNQERVLKQLQAEMEERMRNELRERDEKIQKLE; encoded by the exons ATGGTCCGAATTCAGCCAATCATGGGCCACGAGAAAGGCTTCATGGAGCGCTCCTTCCAATTTGACAAGCTGGAGTTAAGGAATATGTACACG GACTTATTGAAGatgaaggaggaagcagaggtgtGCTTCCTGAGGAAAGACAAGCTCCCCAGTTATGCCGAAGAGCGGTTAGCAG AAGAGCGGGCCAAAAGAGAGGAAGCTGAGAGGGAAAAGGAGCTTCTTGAGCAAAAGTGTAAAGAGCTGCAGCAAAAATTGGACAATCAAGAAAGAGTCCTCAAGCAACTCCAAGCTGAAATGGAAGAGAGGATGAGAAATGAACTGAGAGAGCGGGATGAGAAGATTCAGAAGCTTGAG